In Opitutus sp. ER46, the following are encoded in one genomic region:
- a CDS encoding acetylxylan esterase, which produces MLIDKPLPELRRYRGRNPRPADFTRYWREALRELDATPVQPELVPNREIDVPGVECFDLWFTGVGGARVYAKYLRPKAPIGRRHPAVLQFHGYSGNSGDWLGKVPYVAAGFCVAALDCRGQGGRSTDAGAVQGNTLNGHIIRGLDDPDDRKLLFRSLYLDTVQLARVVMSRPEVNPDRLGAMGASQGGGLTLACAALEPRIRRAAPVYPFLCDYQRVWEMDLAKDAYAELRDYFRRFDPCHEREADVFRKLGYIDCQHLAPMIKGEILMYTGLMDQICPPSTQFAAYNHIRARKEMVLYPDFGHEWLPGEADRTLRFMLPLAR; this is translated from the coding sequence ATGCTGATCGACAAACCCCTCCCTGAACTGCGCCGTTACCGGGGCCGCAATCCGCGTCCCGCCGACTTCACCCGCTACTGGCGCGAGGCCCTGCGCGAACTCGACGCGACTCCCGTCCAGCCGGAGCTGGTGCCGAACCGCGAGATCGACGTGCCGGGCGTCGAATGCTTCGACCTGTGGTTCACCGGCGTCGGCGGCGCCCGCGTGTACGCCAAGTACCTGCGGCCGAAGGCGCCGATCGGCCGCCGGCACCCCGCGGTGCTGCAGTTCCACGGCTACTCCGGCAACAGTGGCGACTGGCTCGGCAAGGTGCCGTACGTCGCCGCCGGGTTCTGCGTCGCGGCCCTGGATTGCCGTGGGCAGGGCGGGCGCTCCACCGACGCGGGCGCGGTGCAGGGCAACACGCTCAACGGCCACATCATCCGCGGGCTCGACGATCCGGATGACCGCAAGCTCCTCTTCCGTTCCCTGTACCTCGACACCGTGCAGCTGGCCCGCGTCGTCATGTCGCGGCCGGAGGTGAACCCCGACCGCCTCGGCGCGATGGGGGCCTCCCAGGGCGGCGGCCTGACGCTCGCCTGCGCGGCCCTCGAGCCGCGGATCCGCCGCGCGGCGCCGGTGTATCCCTTCCTCTGCGATTACCAGCGCGTGTGGGAAATGGACCTGGCGAAGGACGCCTATGCCGAGCTGCGCGACTATTTCCGCCGGTTCGATCCGTGCCATGAGCGGGAGGCCGACGTGTTTCGCAAGCTCGGCTACATCGACTGCCAGCACCTCGCGCCGATGATCAAGGGCGAGATCCTGATGTACACGGGACTGATGGACCAGATCTGCCCGCCGTCCACGCAGTTCGCCGCCTACAACCACATCCGGGCCCGCAAGGAGATGGTGCTGTATCCGGATTTCGGCCACGAGTGGCTTCCCGGCGAGGCTGATCGTACCCTGCGGTTCATGCTCCCGCTCGCGCGCTAA
- a CDS encoding LacI family DNA-binding transcriptional regulator: MPAGQKPATKRHTIYDLARHAHVSPGTASRVLNNRDRVDPETRARVLSAARELNLKPRAGVRRQQIAVLSDPRYPDRVEGYAARLSAYASFCLSRLDAAVIHPSDPMTQLTGTFLDGIVAVTCENDLADLLRSLEPRIPVVYLDKFDARPDQPVVCSDHVQGGYLAAQHLIARGKKRLAIVGMDILPMRERLRGFRQAMDEAGITADENLLQLVARDAGATNYTSSITQKVRAGADAIFTPGSSYEGINCLHVLSYVMGLQIPRDVSLVVSEVPGICEVLNPPLTAIEEPLAAMADQAAAMVMRLAAGEKLPRRHVTVPVRLIERASVR, encoded by the coding sequence ATGCCCGCCGGCCAGAAACCCGCGACCAAGCGACACACGATCTACGATCTGGCGCGGCATGCCCATGTATCGCCCGGCACGGCCAGCCGCGTGTTGAACAACCGGGATCGCGTCGACCCCGAGACGCGCGCCCGGGTGCTGTCGGCCGCCCGCGAGCTCAACCTCAAACCGCGCGCGGGCGTCCGCCGGCAGCAGATCGCGGTGCTGTCCGATCCGCGCTACCCGGATCGCGTCGAAGGCTACGCCGCCCGGCTCAGCGCCTACGCCTCCTTCTGCCTCTCGCGGCTCGACGCCGCGGTGATCCATCCCTCCGATCCGATGACGCAGCTCACGGGCACGTTCCTCGACGGCATCGTGGCGGTCACCTGCGAGAACGACCTGGCCGACCTGCTGCGCTCGCTCGAACCGCGGATTCCGGTCGTGTACCTGGACAAGTTTGACGCGCGACCCGACCAGCCCGTGGTCTGTTCCGATCACGTCCAAGGCGGCTACCTCGCGGCGCAGCACCTGATCGCGCGGGGCAAGAAACGCCTGGCGATCGTGGGCATGGACATCCTGCCGATGCGGGAGCGGCTGCGGGGTTTCCGCCAGGCGATGGACGAGGCAGGGATCACCGCGGACGAAAACCTGCTCCAGTTGGTCGCCCGCGACGCCGGCGCGACCAACTACACCAGCAGCATCACGCAGAAGGTGCGGGCCGGCGCGGACGCGATCTTCACCCCCGGCTCGAGCTATGAGGGCATCAACTGCCTGCACGTGCTCTCGTACGTCATGGGGCTGCAGATCCCGCGCGACGTCTCGCTCGTCGTGAGCGAGGTGCCCGGAATCTGCGAGGTCCTGAACCCACCCCTGACCGCGATCGAGGAGCCGCTCGCCGCGATGGCGGACCAGGCGGCCGCGATGGTCATGCGGCTCGCGGCGGGCGAGAAGCTGCCGCGCCGGCACGTCACCGTGCCCGTCCGCCTGATCGAACGCGCTTCCGTGCGCTAG